Proteins from a genomic interval of Heterodontus francisci isolate sHetFra1 chromosome 31, sHetFra1.hap1, whole genome shotgun sequence:
- the id3 gene encoding DNA-binding protein inhibitor ID-3: MKAISPIRSVRSCYEAVCCLSDQSMAISRSKNPLEESISLMYDMNDCYCKLKELVPSIPQNKKVSKMEILQHVIDYIFDLQIALESQQQDPANNPASSSSILTLQRSELSSEGDSLSFCH, encoded by the exons ATGAAAGCCATCAGCCCCATCCGATCTGTCAGAAGCTGTTACGAAGCAGTTTGCTGTTTGTCTGATCAGAGTATGGCCATCTCACGGAGCAAGAACCCGTTGGAAGAGTCCATCAGCTTGATGTACGACATGAACGACTGCTACTGTAAGCTGAAGGAGCTCGTCCCCAGCATCCCGCAGAACAAGAAAGTTAGCAAAATGGAGATCCTGCAGCACGTTATCGATTATATTTTTGACTTACAGATTGCATTAGAAAGCCAACAACAGGATCCCGCCAACAACCCTGCATCAAGCAGCTCGATCCTGACACTGCAG CGATCGGAACTGTCTAGTGAAGGAGATAGTTTGAGCTTCTGTCACTGA